In Eubalaena glacialis isolate mEubGla1 chromosome 4, mEubGla1.1.hap2.+ XY, whole genome shotgun sequence, one DNA window encodes the following:
- the DOT1L gene encoding histone-lysine N-methyltransferase, H3 lysine-79 specific isoform X9: MTDTWVPTYAAADRAGERRFPLGGVERADRQHEVDHQLKERFANMKEGGRIVSSKPFAPLNFRINSRNLSDIGTIMRVVELSPLKGSVSWTGKPVSYYLHTIDRTILENYFSSLKNPKLREEQEAARRRQQRENKSNTTTPTKVPESKAAMPADTPMDSGAEEEKAGATAVKKPSPSKARKKKLNKKGRKMAGRKRGRPKKMSTANPERKPKKTQSALDLLHAQTVSRAASPSPQGAPYQLPPSTQRRPPEQLLLAPAPPALHRLLESFKIQYLQFLAYTKTPQYKANLQQLLDQEKEKNARLVGAVQQLFGHCQAQKEEIKRLFQQKLDELGVKALTYNDLIQAQKEISAHNQQLREQTEQLEKGNRELRSQSLRLLQARCEELKLDWPTLSLEGLLKEKQALKSQISEKQRHCLELQISIVELEKSQRQQELLQLKSCVPPDDALSLHLRGKGGLGREQEAEPGRPHLELDCARFSLPHLSNMSPELSMNGHVAGYELCSALSRPSPKQNTPQYLASPLDQEVVPCTPNHSGRPRLEKLSGLALPDYTRLSPAKLVLRRHLSQDHTANSRATASELHPRAEHAKENGLPYQSPGIANGIKLSPQDPRPSSPAALQMTGEKGSEKREQAGPVVCLQGLKERTYASSGEAITSLPVSIPLSTVQPSKLPVSIPLASVVLPSRAEKVRSTPSPVPQAREPSSTLEKQMGAGAHGSGGSAAGSRSLALAPAGFAYAGSVAISGALAGSPAPLVSGAEPPALDESSSSGSLFATVGSRSSTPQHPPLLAQPRNCGSASPAPQLCASPRLGTQGPLPDASKGDLASEAGFSDPESEAKRRIVFTISTGSSSAKQSPSSKHSPLSSGARGDGGQSHGQDSRKRGRRKRAAAGTPGLSSGVSPKRRALPSVAGLFTQSSGSPLNLNSMVSNINQPLEITAISSPESSLKSSPVPYQDNDQPPVLKKEKPLSQTNGAHYSPLTSDEEQGSEDEPGSARIERKIATISLESKSPPKTLENGGGLAGRKVPASEPVNSSKWKSTFSPISDLGLAKAADSPLQAASALSHNSLFAFRPGLEEPGAADAKLAAHPRKSFPGALPGAGGLSPSSHPASGFALGGGLAADLSLHSFSDGASLSHKAPEAAGLGAPLSFPGPRGKEGSAAEPGPFVNKRQLDGLAPKGEGGPPVCGPADKASATHGKAGKGRDREPDVKNGHNLFMAAAAAAAAAAAAPPGGLLSGPGLAPAASSAGGTAPSAQTHRPFLGAFAPGPQFALGPMSLQANLGPSVLQSLFSSVPAAGLVHVSTAATRLTNSHAMGSFSSGVAGGAVGGAFNHAVPPASAHPFGASFGSGAACRSATLSLTPLQAVASTPASSFQAPSPAEPRPPPPPPHLGRPPLGQPALHAPPPPNAALPPPPALLPANSEPVLLQNLASLPANQAFLPASSAASVPPANASLSIKLASLPHKVSRPSFTVHHPPLPGLALAQAAPVIPQASSTGPPAVWVSLGMPPPYAARLAGVKPR; encoded by the exons ATGACGGACACGTGGGTTCCCACCTATGCTGCTGCGGACAGGG ctGGAGAGAGGAGATTTCCTCTCGGAGGAGTGGAGAGAGCGGATCGCCAACACGAG GTGGATCACCAGCTGAAGGAGCGGTTCGCAAACATGAAGGAAG GTGGCAGAATTGTGTCCTCGAAGCCCTTTGCACCTCTGAACTTCAGAATAAACAGTAGAAACTTGAGTG ACATCGGCACCATCATGCGTGTCGTGGAGCTGTCGCCGCTAAAAGGCTCAGTGTCGTGGACGGGGAAGCCGGTGTCTTACTACCTGCACACCATCGACCGCACCATA cTTGAAAACTATTTTTCTAGTCTGAAAAATCCAAAACTCAGG GAGGAACAAGAGGCAGCTCGGCGCCGGCAGCAGCGGGAGAACAAGAGCAACACGACCACCCCCACCAAGGTGCCCGAGAGCAAGGCGGCCATGCCCGCCGACACCCCCATG GACTCTGGTGCTGAGGAAGAGAAAGCTGGGGCGACCGCTGTCAAGAAGCCGTCTCCCTCCAAGGCCCGGAAGAAGAAGCTGAACAAGAAGGGCCGGAAGATGGCCGGCCGGAAGCGCGGACGTCCCAAGAAGATGAGCACCGCCAACCCCGAGCGCAAGCCCAAGAAGACCCAGAGCGCACTGGACCTGCTGCACGCCCAGACCGTGTCGCGGGCGGCCTCACCCTCGCCGCAGG GCGCCCCCTACCAGCTACCTCCCAGCACGCAGCGGCGCCCCCCTGAGCAGCTGCTGCTggcgcccgccccgcccgccctgCACAGGCTGCTAG AATCCTTCAAGATTCAGTACCTACAGTTCCTGGCATACACAAAGACCCCTCAGTACAAGGCCAACCTGCAGCAGCTGCTGGACCAGGAGAAG GAGAAGAACGCCCGGTTGGTGGGCGCCGTGCAGCAGCTGTTCGGCCACTGCCAAGCTCAGAAGGAGGAGATCAAGAGGCTTTTCCAGCAGAAACTGGATGAG CTGGGAGTGAAGGCGCTGACCTACAACGACCTGATCCAAGCGCAGAAGGAGATCTCGGCTCACAACCAGCAGCTGAGGGAGCAGACGGAGCAGCTGGAGAAGGGCAACCGGGAGCTGAGGAGCCAGAGCCTGCGGCTG CTCCAGGCACGGTGCGAGGAGCTGAAGCTGGACTGGCCCACGCTGTCCCTGGAGGGCCTGTTGAAGGAGAAGCAGGCCCTGAAGAGCCAGATCTCGGAGAAGCAGAGGCACTGCCTGGAGCTGCAG ATCAGCATCGTGGAGCTGGAGAAGAGCCAGCGGCAGCAGGAGCTCCTGCAGCTCAAGTCCTGCGTGCCGCCCGACGACGCCCTGTCCCTGCACCTGCGTGGGAAGGGTGGCCTGGGCCGAGAGCAGGAGGCTGAGCCCGGCCGGCCACACCTGGAGCTGGACTGCGCCAGGTTCTCCCTGCCCCACTTGAGCAACATGAGCCCAGAGCTGTCCATGAACGGCCACGTGGCCGGCTACGAGCTCTGCAGCGCGCTGAGCCGGCCCTCGCCCAAGCAGAACACCCCCCAGTACCTGGCCTCCCCCCTGGACCAGGAGGTCGTGCCCTGCACCCCGAACCACAGTGGCCGGCCGAGGCTCGAGAAGTTGTCCGGCCTGGCCCTGCCCGACTACACCAGGCTCTCCCCTGCCAAGCTGGTGCTGCGGCGCCACCTGAGCCAGGACCACACAGCCAACAGCAGGGCGACCGCCAGCGAGCTGCACCCACG AGCTGAGCATGCCAAGGAGAACGGCCTCCCGTACCAGAGCCCCGGCATCGCCAATGGCATCAAACTGAGCCCGCAGGACCCTCGGCCCTCGTCCCCTGCGGCCTTGCAGATGACGGGAGAGAAGGGTAGTGAGAAG CGGGAGCAGGCCGGCCCGGTGGTGTGTCTGCAGGGTTTGAAGGAGCGCACCTACGCCAGCAGTGGGGAGGCCATCACCAGCCTGCCCGTCAGCATCCCGCTCAGCACCGTGCAGCCTAGCAAGCTGCCAGTCAGCATCCCTCTGGCCAGCGTGGTGCTGCCCAGCCGCGCCGAGAAGGTG AGAAGCACCCCCAGCCCTGTGCCGCAGGCCCGAGAGCCCTCGTCCACGCTGGAGAAGCAGATGGGTGCTGGCGCCCACGGCTCCGGGGGCAGCGCTGCTGGGAGCAGAAGCCTCGCCCTGGCCCCCGCAG GCTTCGCCTACGCCGGCTCGGTGGCCATCAGCGGGGCCCTGGCAGGCAGCCCGGCACCACTCGTCTCTGGAGCCGAGCCTCCCGCCCTGGACGAGTCCTCTAGCTCCGGAAGCCTCTTCGCCACTGTGGGGTCCCGCAGCTCCACCCCTCAGCATCCCCCCCTGCTGGCGCAGCCCCGCAACTGCGGCTCGGCCTCGCCCGCCCCCCAGCTCTGCGCCAGTCCCCGGCTCGGCACCCAGGGCCCGCTCCCCGACGCCAGCAAAGGAGACCTGGCTTCTGAGGCTGGCTTCTCGGATCCCGAGAGTGAAGCCAAGAGAAGGATCGTCTTCACCATCTCGACCGGCTCCAGCAGCGCCAAGCAGTCGCCTTCCAGCAAGCACAGCCCTCTGTCCTCGGGTGCCCGCGGTGACGGCGGCCAGAGCCACGGGCAGGACAGTCGCaagaggggcaggaggaagcGGGCGGCGGCAGGGACCCCCGGCCTCAGCTCGGGCGTGTCCCCCAAGCGCCGGGCCCTGCCGTCCGTCGCCGGCCTCTTCACCCAGTCTTCAGGGTCCCCCCTGAACCTCAACTCCATG GTCAGCAACATCAACCAGCCCTTGGAAATCACGGCCATCTCATCCCCCGAGAGCTCCCTGAAGAGCTCGCCTGTCCCTTACCAGGACAACGACCAGCCGCCCGTGCTCAAGAAGGAGAAGCCCCTGAGCCAGACCAACGGGGCCCACTATTCCCCACTGACCTCGGATGAGGAGCAGGGCTCTGAGGACGAGCCCGGCAGTGCCAG aaTCGAGAGAAAAATTGCAACAATCTCCTTAGAAAGCAAATCTCCTCCGAAAACCTTGGAAAATG GTGGCGGCCTGGCGGGAAGGAAGGTGCCGGCCAGTGAGCCGGTCAACAGCAGCAAGTGGAAGTCCACCTTCTCGCCCATCTCCGACCTCGGCCTGGCCAAGGCAGCCGACAGCCCGCTGCAGGCCGCCTCCGCTCTGAGCCACAACTCCCTGTTCGCTTTCCGGCCCGGCCTGGAGGAACCTGGCGCAGCTGACGCCAAGCTGGCTGCCCACCCCAGGAAGAGCTTCCCAGGCGCGCTGCCGGGAGCGGGCGGGCTGAGCCCCAGCAGCCATCCCGCCAGCGGCTTCGCCCTGGGCGGGGGCCTGGCGGCCGACCTCAGTTTACACAGCTTCAGCGATGGTGCTTCTCTCTCCCACAAGGCCCCCGAGGCGGCCGGCCTGGGCGCCCCCCTGAGCTTTCCCGGCCCGCGGGGCAAGGAGGGCAGCGCCGCAGAGCCTGGCCCCTTCGTGAACAAGAGGCAGCTGGACGGACTGGCCCCGAAGGGCGAGGGTGGCCCGCCTGTGTGCGGGCCCGCGGACAAGGCCTCAGCGACGCACGGCAAGGCGGGCAAGGGCCGCGACCGCGAGCCCGACGTCAAGAACGGCCACAACCTCTTCAtggccgccgctgccgccgccgccgccgctgccgccgcgcCCCCCGGGGGCCTCCTCAGCGGCCCGGGCCTTGCCCCAGCGGCGTCCTCGGCAGGGGGCACGGCCCCGTCCGCCCAGACCCACCGCCCCTTCCTGGGCGCCTTCGCCCCCGGCCCGCAGTTCGCGCTGGGCCCCATGTCCCTGCAGGCCAACCTGGGCCCGTCCGTGCTGCAGTCCCTGTTCAGCTCTGTGCCCGCCGCCGGCCTGGTGCACGTCTCAACCGCCGCCACCAGACTGACCAACTCGCACGCCATGGGCAGCTTCTCCTCTGGGGTGGCCGGCGGTGCAGTTGGAG GTGCCTTTAACCACGCGGTGCCTCCCGCCTCCGCTCATCCGTTTGGAGCCAGTTTCGGCAGTGGGGCTGCATGTCGCAGCGCCACGCTGAGCCTAACCCCGCTGCAGGCGGTGGCCAGCACCCCGGCCTCTTCCTTTCAGGCCCCGTCCCCTGCGGAGCCgaggccgcccccgccccctccgcaCCTGGGCCGGCCCCCTCTGGGGCAGCCCGCCCTCCACGCCCCCCCCCCTCCTAACGCCGCCTTGCCTCCGCCCCCCGCGCTGCTCCCGGCTAACTCTGAGCCCGTGCTCCTGCAGAACCTCGCGTCCCTCCCAGCTAACCAAGCTTTCTTACCTGCCTCCTCTGCTGCCTCTGTGCCGCCTGCTAACGCCTCTCTGTCCATCAAGCTCGCCTCACTTCCGCACAAGGTGTCCCGCCCCTCCTTCACGGTGCACCACCCGCCCCTGCCCGGGCTGGCCCTGGCCCAGGCCGCGCCCGTGATCCCGCAGGCCAGCTCCACGGGGCCGCCCGCCGTGTGGGTTTCCCTTGGCATGCCACCTCCGTATGCCGCGCGCCTTGCGGGGGTTAAGCCGCGATAA
- the DOT1L gene encoding histone-lysine N-methyltransferase, H3 lysine-79 specific isoform X4, whose product MENYVLIDYDTKSFESMQRLCDKYNRAIDSIHQLWKGTTQPMKLNTRPSTGLLRHILQQVYNHSVTDPEKLNNYEPFSPEVYGETSFDLVAQMIDEIKMTEDDLFVDLGSGVGQVVLQVAAATNCKHHYGVEKADIPAKYAETMDREFRKWMKWYGKKHAEYTLERGDFLSEEWRERIANTSVIFVNNFAFGPEVDHQLKERFANMKEGGRIVSSKPFAPLNFRINSRNLSDIGTIMRVVELSPLKGSVSWTGKPVSYYLHTIDRTILENYFSSLKNPKLREEQEAARRRQQRENKSNTTTPTKVPESKAAMPADTPMDSGAEEEKAGATAVKKPSPSKARKKKLNKKGRKMAGRKRGRPKKMSTANPERKPKKTQSALDLLHAQTVSRAASPSPQGAPYQLPPSTQRRPPEQLLLAPAPPALHRLLESFKIQYLQFLAYTKTPQYKANLQQLLDQEKEKNARLVGAVQQLFGHCQAQKEEIKRLFQQKLDELGVKALTYNDLIQAQKEISAHNQQLREQTEQLEKGNRELRSQSLRLLQARCEELKLDWPTLSLEGLLKEKQALKSQISEKQRHCLELQISIVELEKSQRQQELLQLKSCVPPDDALSLHLRGKGGLGREQEAEPGRPHLELDCARFSLPHLSNMSPELSMNGHVAGYELCSALSRPSPKQNTPQYLASPLDQEVVPCTPNHSGRPRLEKLSGLALPDYTRLSPAKLVLRRHLSQDHTANSRATASELHPRAEHAKENGLPYQSPGIANGIKLSPQDPRPSSPAALQMTGEKGSEKREQAGPVVCLQGLKERTYASSGEAITSLPVSIPLSTVQPSKLPVSIPLASVVLPSRAEKVRSTPSPVPQAREPSSTLEKQMGAGAHGSGGSAAGSRSLALAPAGFAYAGSVAISGALAGSPAPLVSGAEPPALDESSSSGSLFATVGSRSSTPQHPPLLAQPRNCGSASPAPQLCASPRLGTQGPLPDASKGDLASEAGFSDPESEAKRRIVFTISTGSSSAKQSPSSKHSPLSSGARGDGGQSHGQDSRKRGRRKRAAAGTPGLSSGVSPKRRALPSVAGLFTQSSGSPLNLNSMVSNINQPLEITAISSPESSLKSSPVPYQDNDQPPVLKKEKPLSQTNGAHYSPLTSDEEQGSEDEPGSARIERKIATISLESKSPPKTLENGGGLAGRKVPASEPVNSSKWKSTFSPISDLGLAKAADSPLQAASALSHNSLFAFRPGLEEPGAADAKLAAHPRKSFPGALPGAGGLSPSSHPASGFALGGGLAADLSLHSFSDGASLSHKAPEAAGLGAPLSFPGPRGKEGSAAEPGPFVNKRQLDGLAPKGEGGPPVCGPADKASATHGKAGKGRDREPDVKNGHNLFMAAAAAAAAAAAAPPGGLLSGPGLAPAASSAGGTAPSAQTHRPFLGAFAPGPQFALGPMSLQANLGPSVLQSLFSSVPAAGLVHVSTAATRLTNSHAMGSFSSGVAGGAVGGAFNHAVPPASAHPFGASFGSGAACRSATLSLTPLQAVASTPASSFQAPSPAEPRPPPPPPHLGRPPLGQPALHAPPPPNAALPPPPALLPANSEPVLLQNLASLPANQAFLPASSAASVPPANASLSIKLASLPHKVSRPSFTVHHPPLPGLALAQAAPVIPQASSTGPPAVWVSLGMPPPYAARLAGVKPR is encoded by the exons ctGGAGAGAGGAGATTTCCTCTCGGAGGAGTGGAGAGAGCGGATCGCCAACACGAG TGTTATATTTGTGAATAACTTTGCCTTTGGTCCTGAGGTGGATCACCAGCTGAAGGAGCGGTTCGCAAACATGAAGGAAG GTGGCAGAATTGTGTCCTCGAAGCCCTTTGCACCTCTGAACTTCAGAATAAACAGTAGAAACTTGAGTG ACATCGGCACCATCATGCGTGTCGTGGAGCTGTCGCCGCTAAAAGGCTCAGTGTCGTGGACGGGGAAGCCGGTGTCTTACTACCTGCACACCATCGACCGCACCATA cTTGAAAACTATTTTTCTAGTCTGAAAAATCCAAAACTCAGG GAGGAACAAGAGGCAGCTCGGCGCCGGCAGCAGCGGGAGAACAAGAGCAACACGACCACCCCCACCAAGGTGCCCGAGAGCAAGGCGGCCATGCCCGCCGACACCCCCATG GACTCTGGTGCTGAGGAAGAGAAAGCTGGGGCGACCGCTGTCAAGAAGCCGTCTCCCTCCAAGGCCCGGAAGAAGAAGCTGAACAAGAAGGGCCGGAAGATGGCCGGCCGGAAGCGCGGACGTCCCAAGAAGATGAGCACCGCCAACCCCGAGCGCAAGCCCAAGAAGACCCAGAGCGCACTGGACCTGCTGCACGCCCAGACCGTGTCGCGGGCGGCCTCACCCTCGCCGCAGG GCGCCCCCTACCAGCTACCTCCCAGCACGCAGCGGCGCCCCCCTGAGCAGCTGCTGCTggcgcccgccccgcccgccctgCACAGGCTGCTAG AATCCTTCAAGATTCAGTACCTACAGTTCCTGGCATACACAAAGACCCCTCAGTACAAGGCCAACCTGCAGCAGCTGCTGGACCAGGAGAAG GAGAAGAACGCCCGGTTGGTGGGCGCCGTGCAGCAGCTGTTCGGCCACTGCCAAGCTCAGAAGGAGGAGATCAAGAGGCTTTTCCAGCAGAAACTGGATGAG CTGGGAGTGAAGGCGCTGACCTACAACGACCTGATCCAAGCGCAGAAGGAGATCTCGGCTCACAACCAGCAGCTGAGGGAGCAGACGGAGCAGCTGGAGAAGGGCAACCGGGAGCTGAGGAGCCAGAGCCTGCGGCTG CTCCAGGCACGGTGCGAGGAGCTGAAGCTGGACTGGCCCACGCTGTCCCTGGAGGGCCTGTTGAAGGAGAAGCAGGCCCTGAAGAGCCAGATCTCGGAGAAGCAGAGGCACTGCCTGGAGCTGCAG ATCAGCATCGTGGAGCTGGAGAAGAGCCAGCGGCAGCAGGAGCTCCTGCAGCTCAAGTCCTGCGTGCCGCCCGACGACGCCCTGTCCCTGCACCTGCGTGGGAAGGGTGGCCTGGGCCGAGAGCAGGAGGCTGAGCCCGGCCGGCCACACCTGGAGCTGGACTGCGCCAGGTTCTCCCTGCCCCACTTGAGCAACATGAGCCCAGAGCTGTCCATGAACGGCCACGTGGCCGGCTACGAGCTCTGCAGCGCGCTGAGCCGGCCCTCGCCCAAGCAGAACACCCCCCAGTACCTGGCCTCCCCCCTGGACCAGGAGGTCGTGCCCTGCACCCCGAACCACAGTGGCCGGCCGAGGCTCGAGAAGTTGTCCGGCCTGGCCCTGCCCGACTACACCAGGCTCTCCCCTGCCAAGCTGGTGCTGCGGCGCCACCTGAGCCAGGACCACACAGCCAACAGCAGGGCGACCGCCAGCGAGCTGCACCCACG AGCTGAGCATGCCAAGGAGAACGGCCTCCCGTACCAGAGCCCCGGCATCGCCAATGGCATCAAACTGAGCCCGCAGGACCCTCGGCCCTCGTCCCCTGCGGCCTTGCAGATGACGGGAGAGAAGGGTAGTGAGAAG CGGGAGCAGGCCGGCCCGGTGGTGTGTCTGCAGGGTTTGAAGGAGCGCACCTACGCCAGCAGTGGGGAGGCCATCACCAGCCTGCCCGTCAGCATCCCGCTCAGCACCGTGCAGCCTAGCAAGCTGCCAGTCAGCATCCCTCTGGCCAGCGTGGTGCTGCCCAGCCGCGCCGAGAAGGTG AGAAGCACCCCCAGCCCTGTGCCGCAGGCCCGAGAGCCCTCGTCCACGCTGGAGAAGCAGATGGGTGCTGGCGCCCACGGCTCCGGGGGCAGCGCTGCTGGGAGCAGAAGCCTCGCCCTGGCCCCCGCAG GCTTCGCCTACGCCGGCTCGGTGGCCATCAGCGGGGCCCTGGCAGGCAGCCCGGCACCACTCGTCTCTGGAGCCGAGCCTCCCGCCCTGGACGAGTCCTCTAGCTCCGGAAGCCTCTTCGCCACTGTGGGGTCCCGCAGCTCCACCCCTCAGCATCCCCCCCTGCTGGCGCAGCCCCGCAACTGCGGCTCGGCCTCGCCCGCCCCCCAGCTCTGCGCCAGTCCCCGGCTCGGCACCCAGGGCCCGCTCCCCGACGCCAGCAAAGGAGACCTGGCTTCTGAGGCTGGCTTCTCGGATCCCGAGAGTGAAGCCAAGAGAAGGATCGTCTTCACCATCTCGACCGGCTCCAGCAGCGCCAAGCAGTCGCCTTCCAGCAAGCACAGCCCTCTGTCCTCGGGTGCCCGCGGTGACGGCGGCCAGAGCCACGGGCAGGACAGTCGCaagaggggcaggaggaagcGGGCGGCGGCAGGGACCCCCGGCCTCAGCTCGGGCGTGTCCCCCAAGCGCCGGGCCCTGCCGTCCGTCGCCGGCCTCTTCACCCAGTCTTCAGGGTCCCCCCTGAACCTCAACTCCATG GTCAGCAACATCAACCAGCCCTTGGAAATCACGGCCATCTCATCCCCCGAGAGCTCCCTGAAGAGCTCGCCTGTCCCTTACCAGGACAACGACCAGCCGCCCGTGCTCAAGAAGGAGAAGCCCCTGAGCCAGACCAACGGGGCCCACTATTCCCCACTGACCTCGGATGAGGAGCAGGGCTCTGAGGACGAGCCCGGCAGTGCCAG aaTCGAGAGAAAAATTGCAACAATCTCCTTAGAAAGCAAATCTCCTCCGAAAACCTTGGAAAATG GTGGCGGCCTGGCGGGAAGGAAGGTGCCGGCCAGTGAGCCGGTCAACAGCAGCAAGTGGAAGTCCACCTTCTCGCCCATCTCCGACCTCGGCCTGGCCAAGGCAGCCGACAGCCCGCTGCAGGCCGCCTCCGCTCTGAGCCACAACTCCCTGTTCGCTTTCCGGCCCGGCCTGGAGGAACCTGGCGCAGCTGACGCCAAGCTGGCTGCCCACCCCAGGAAGAGCTTCCCAGGCGCGCTGCCGGGAGCGGGCGGGCTGAGCCCCAGCAGCCATCCCGCCAGCGGCTTCGCCCTGGGCGGGGGCCTGGCGGCCGACCTCAGTTTACACAGCTTCAGCGATGGTGCTTCTCTCTCCCACAAGGCCCCCGAGGCGGCCGGCCTGGGCGCCCCCCTGAGCTTTCCCGGCCCGCGGGGCAAGGAGGGCAGCGCCGCAGAGCCTGGCCCCTTCGTGAACAAGAGGCAGCTGGACGGACTGGCCCCGAAGGGCGAGGGTGGCCCGCCTGTGTGCGGGCCCGCGGACAAGGCCTCAGCGACGCACGGCAAGGCGGGCAAGGGCCGCGACCGCGAGCCCGACGTCAAGAACGGCCACAACCTCTTCAtggccgccgctgccgccgccgccgccgctgccgccgcgcCCCCCGGGGGCCTCCTCAGCGGCCCGGGCCTTGCCCCAGCGGCGTCCTCGGCAGGGGGCACGGCCCCGTCCGCCCAGACCCACCGCCCCTTCCTGGGCGCCTTCGCCCCCGGCCCGCAGTTCGCGCTGGGCCCCATGTCCCTGCAGGCCAACCTGGGCCCGTCCGTGCTGCAGTCCCTGTTCAGCTCTGTGCCCGCCGCCGGCCTGGTGCACGTCTCAACCGCCGCCACCAGACTGACCAACTCGCACGCCATGGGCAGCTTCTCCTCTGGGGTGGCCGGCGGTGCAGTTGGAG GTGCCTTTAACCACGCGGTGCCTCCCGCCTCCGCTCATCCGTTTGGAGCCAGTTTCGGCAGTGGGGCTGCATGTCGCAGCGCCACGCTGAGCCTAACCCCGCTGCAGGCGGTGGCCAGCACCCCGGCCTCTTCCTTTCAGGCCCCGTCCCCTGCGGAGCCgaggccgcccccgccccctccgcaCCTGGGCCGGCCCCCTCTGGGGCAGCCCGCCCTCCACGCCCCCCCCCCTCCTAACGCCGCCTTGCCTCCGCCCCCCGCGCTGCTCCCGGCTAACTCTGAGCCCGTGCTCCTGCAGAACCTCGCGTCCCTCCCAGCTAACCAAGCTTTCTTACCTGCCTCCTCTGCTGCCTCTGTGCCGCCTGCTAACGCCTCTCTGTCCATCAAGCTCGCCTCACTTCCGCACAAGGTGTCCCGCCCCTCCTTCACGGTGCACCACCCGCCCCTGCCCGGGCTGGCCCTGGCCCAGGCCGCGCCCGTGATCCCGCAGGCCAGCTCCACGGGGCCGCCCGCCGTGTGGGTTTCCCTTGGCATGCCACCTCCGTATGCCGCGCGCCTTGCGGGGGTTAAGCCGCGATAA